The genomic interval CTTTGATCGTTATGTTGCCATCTGCCGCCCTTTGCAATACGCCGCCATCATGAAGCAGAGACTCTGCATCCAGTTAGTTCTTGGTACATGGGTGGGAAGTTTCACAGTTATGAGTTTACGGATGCTCCTCATTTCGAAGTTGAGTTTCTGTGGGCCAAATGTggtcaaccatttcttctgtgacaacACACCCCTTTTCCTACTGTCCTGCACTGACaccagtggggtgagaagggtGGATTCTATTTTGATCTCAACTTTAGTGCTGAGTTCATTATGCCTAACAATGTTGTCATATGTGAGCATCTTATTTTCTATTCTCCGAATCCCAACAGccacaggcagacagaaaacttTTGCTACATGTGGGTCCCATCTCACATCTTTGGCAATTGCCTATGGGAGCTGCATTGTGTTGTATGCCACACCTTCAGGAAATTCCTCCTTGGATGTCAACAAAGGGGTGGCTCTGCTGAACACTGTCCTGTACCCTTTCCTCAACCCCTTTAtctacagcctcagaaacaagaCTGTGAAACTCGCTCTGAGAGACACATTTAGGTTGAGCACTGCAAAGTTGCTCTCTGATCTGTGACATGCTTCCAAATAGATACAagaaaagcaacagaaagctAATGGAAGGGCATGAATCAATCCACTAATCTGTAGGCCAATTTTGCATAATACTCTTTCCTTCACATGTATTTGTTATGAATAAATGTTCAGTCAATTCtactattaataaaaataattagaataATTAAACCTTCCTTTAGAGTGCTGAACTGTCACCCACTTGAGATCAATGTGCAATTATCCAGAGAAGAAACACTGCATTGATAAAAAGCGACaacgaatcctgtggcaccttatagactaacagacgcattggagcatgagctttcgtgggtgaatacccacttcctcagactcATGTAGTGGaagttgcatctgatgaagtgggtattcacccacgaaagctcatgctccaacaggTCTGTtagtccagggtttctcaaacaggggtcgccgcttctgAAGGGacagcccctggcgggccaggctgctgtgtttacctgccccgtctgcaagtctggccaatcgcggctcccactggccgtggatcactgctccgggccaatgggagctgctggaagtggcgtttcagatgtgaaacagcatgaaggtatttaagaagccaacttaaagagttccttctacacaagcattcaggtcttgagcagtcccgGCAAACAATACATGTTAcgacaaagcttaaacttgttcttcataataattttaaaaacaacactagctgcctatttaattttaaaaacaacagaaaatacCCACCTTCCTTTCCATTTTTTACAAGGAGTCTTGaaatttaaatctcctcagtgtgatagataggcTGGCTTTGATcttcttagctcttggaagtccagggtcTCCGGGCCGCTAGCCCTgtgctgcccggggtccctagggacagctctgtctgccattagggattttttttcctcaaaaacccactgtaacattttgtgaaccccaggtgttcacaaaccccagtttgggaaccactgacctagaccat from Gopherus evgoodei ecotype Sinaloan lineage unplaced genomic scaffold, rGopEvg1_v1.p scaffold_39_arrow_ctg1, whole genome shotgun sequence carries:
- the LOC115642264 gene encoding olfactory receptor 6M1-like, with the protein product MEERNETAVSEFILLGFSSLGEKLKIFLFLVLLLTYLFTVTGNVVIIFIVWVNHRLHSPMYFFIANLSFLETCFTSVTSPKMMLNFLSISRTISFHGCMAQTFFYFALGAAQLAFLVVMSFDRYVAICRPLQYAAIMKQRLCIQLVLGTWVGSFTVMSLRMLLISKLSFCGPNVVNHFFCDNTPLFLLSCTDTSGVRRVDSILISTLVLSSLCLTMLSYVSILFSILRIPTATGRQKTFATCGSHLTSLAIAYGSCIVLYATPSGNSSLDVNKGVALLNTVLYPFLNPFIYSLRNKTVKLALRDTFRLSTAKLLSDL